The Desulfobaccales bacterium sequence AAAGCCCTGGGCGTCTTTCCAGATGAGGGTATCAAAGAGAAAGGAGACCCGCACGTATCCGGGCCCCCGGGGATGGTGGCTCATGGGCGAGGGAAAGCCCCAGTCGCCCTGGGGGTCGCCGATGAGGTAGGGCGGGGAGGCAGGTTCCCGGGGCCAGAGCTGGTGCAGGCCGACACCGGCGAGGGCCAGAATAAGGATGCCCATAAGGAAAGATTTTTTACCCATGCTCCCTGTCCCGGCTGAGGCTCATGCCCCGGCCGGTGAGGAGGAAATACTCCTCGCCGGCGCAGGGCAGGCAGACGGGTTTCCCCTGGCGCAGGCGCACCCGGGTCTCCATGACCGCCTCGCCGCAAACACTGCACACTTGGGAGGCGAAGATGGGGGCATACGGCGGCACGGTGAGGCTGAGGCGGGTGATGGTGAACTGCTCCTCCAAGGGTACTCCCAGTTCCTTAAAGGAGATGGCCTGCCAGACATGCTGGAAGTGATGCTTCTCTTCCGGGGTGCCCTGGCGTTCCACCACAATCTTCTGAAACAGGGGCCCGGCCACCGGATAGCGGGAGAGCATCCGCTCCCGGTAGTCGGGCCGGACCGCCAGACGCAGCGCCAGCCCATCTTCCCGGCGGGCCAGGGTCACCGCGGTCTTGCCCACATCCTTGAAGATGAGAGCGTTGTTCCCGAAGGTGCAGCCGGTGACCACCTGGATACC is a genomic window containing:
- a CDS encoding FmdE family protein, with the translated sequence MHDFASAREAIDTMILSNDLEGLLRQAEYLHGHLCPYVSLGVKAGQYAMKELDRPNTGMEEIVAVVECNNCFTDGIQVVTGCTFGNNALIFKDVGKTAVTLARREDGLALRLAVRPDYRERMLSRYPVAGPLFQKIVVERQGTPEEKHHFQHVWQAISFKELGVPLEEQFTITRLSLTVPPYAPIFASQVCSVCGEAVMETRVRLRQGKPVCLPCAGEEYFLLTGRGMSLSRDREHG